One Cryptomeria japonica chromosome 9, Sugi_1.0, whole genome shotgun sequence genomic window carries:
- the LOC131067759 gene encoding sugar transport protein 7: MAGGSLHVVGVSQERAGRYQGRATIYVVVASIIAAVGGSIFGYDIGISGGVTSMDPFLKKFFPTVYHRKHSEAKDSDYCKYNNQAVAMFTSSLYIAGLFASLAASYVTRLHGRKISIICGGISFMSGAVLNASAVNLVMLFIGRILLGVGIGFGNQAVPLYLSELAPAKLRGGLNMLFQLATTSGIFTANMVNYGTQKIEPWGWRLSLGIAAAPAFLMTVGGLYIPETPNSLIEQGRLDKGRAVLERIRGTKDVDAEFDDMMEASELAKSIKHPFRNILIRRNRPQLVMAICMPTFQIMTGINSILFYAPVLFQSLGFGANASLYSSVMTGAVLVGSTIVSIVLVDRLGRRVLLISGGIQMVICQVTVSIILGLKFGGDKELSKGFSVFLVIMICLFVAAFGWSWGPLGWTVPSEIFPLETRSAGQAITVTVNLFFTFVIAQSFLSLLCTFKFGIFLFFAGWIFIMTVFVYFLLPETKGVPIEEMILLWRKHWFWKKIVPPLNSVEGNGKLQDTESAFAEATKNGLQH, translated from the exons ATGGCTGGAGGGTCTTTGCATGTTGTGGGTGTTTCCCAAGAAAGAGCAGGGAGATACCAAGGTCGAGCAACTATCTATGTGGTGGTGGCATCCATTATCGCTGCTGTTGGGGGCTCCATATTTGGCTATGACATTGGTATATCCG GTGGAGTGACATCCATGGATCCTTTTCTGAAGAAGTTCTTCCCTACTGTGTACCACAGAAAGCACTCTGAGGCAAAAGATAGCGATTACTGCAAATATAACAATCAAGCTGTCGCTATGTTCACATCATCACTCTATATAGCAGGGCTGTTTGCTTCACTGGCTGCCTCTTATGTGACCAGGTTGCATGGACGAAAGATTAGTATTATCTGTGGGGGGATCAGTTTTATGTCAGGTGCAGTTCTCAATGCAAGTGCCGTAAATTTGGTCATGCTCTTTATCGGACGCATATTGCTTGGTGTGGGAATCGGGTTTGGAAATCAG GCCGTCCCACTTTATCTCTCAGAGCTGGCTCCTGCAAAGCTCAGAGGTGGGCTGAACATGCTGTTCCAATTAGCAACAACATCAGGGATTTTTACAGCAAACATGGTGAACTATGGGACACAGAAAATAGAACCCTGGGGATGGCGTCTTTCTCTGGGCATAGCTGCTGCTCCTGCATTTTTGATGACTGTTGGAGGACTGTATATTCCAGAGACCCCCAACAGTTTGATAGAACAGGGGCGTCTGGATAAAGGTCGGGCTGTTTTGGAAAGAATTAGGGGTACCAAGGATGTGGACGCTGAATTTGACGATATGATGGAAGCAAGTGAATTGGCTAAATCCATCAAGCATCCTTTTAGGAACATTTTAATACGGAGAAATCGTCCACAGCTTGTGATGGCAATCTGCATGCCAACTTTTCAGATAATGACTGGAATAAACTCGATATTGTTTTATGCTCCTGTTCTTTTCCAGAGTTTGGGCTTTGGTGCAAATGCCTCCTTGTATTCTTCTGTTATGACTGGAGCTGTGCTCGTGGGTTCGACCATTGTATCCATTGTCCTTGTAGATAGATTGGGGCGTAGAGTCCTGCTAATTAGTGGTGGAATTCAGATGGTAATATGTCAG GTTACTGTCAGCATAATCTTGGGCttgaagtttggaggagataaggAGCTTTCCAAGGGCTTCTCAGTGTTTTTGGTAATAATGATCTGTTTATTTGTGGCTGCATTTGGGTGGTCATGGGGTCCTCTTGGATGGACTGTGCCAAGTGAAATTTTTCCTTTAGAGACTCGGTCTGCTGGACAGGCGATAACTGTTACTGTAAACCTATTTTTTACATTTGTAATTGCACAGTCCTTCCTCTCCCTTCTTTGTACATTCAAATTTGGGATTTTCCTATTCTTCGCAGGTTGGATCTTTATTATGACTGTCTTTGTATACTTCCTCTTGCCAGAAACCAAGGGTGTTCCCATTGAAGAGATGATTCTTCTATGGAGAAAACACTGGTTCTGGAAGAAAATAGTGCCACCCCTTAACAGTGTTGAAGGAAATGGGAAACTTCAAGATACAGAGTCTGCATTTGCAGAAGCTACAAAAAATGGGCTCCAACACTAA